Part of the Plasmodium knowlesi strain H genome assembly, chromosome: 11 genome is shown below.
GCAAATGGCAcattgcagaaaaaaaaaaaaaaaaaaaaaaaaaaaagaaagttagAAAAATGCAATTCCTTTCAAATGAACTTACATTCCCCTCCACAGGAAATAGACGCCTTCCTAATAACCTTCGTTTTGATGTTCATCGAAGTCCTCAGGCGATCAATTGTAGGCAGACTAAGCGGTCGTGTCGTACGTCCTTGCACAGGcttttgtatgtatatgaCACGAACCGGTTGCAAAGGCAAGTAAAAATCACCTCTTCCCAACCACTACCACCGTTCCACCTACCACCGTACCACCCACTCACCCCTCCCCGCAGTGGATTTGCTTTCGCCTGGAGAATGAACATGTGACGAATGCGTCCAAATACAGATCCATACTATGGGTAAGGCCCCAACAGGTCgatagaagaaaaggaaaaggattaAATCTCAAAGGGGAGTCCCGGTTTCTGTTTCAGATTCGATTGCGGTGTGTAggtcgtctttttttttttatgctatGTGAACCTCCTTCATCATAgcattcttttcctccctctcCGCAGGTGCCAAAaatgacgaagaagaagaagttttgAGGCTTTCCCTCCGTTGCTTTGCTTAAATTTTCGCACactttttgcattttatcttcgtctttttttttttcgcctttttttttttgccccccaTAAACACTTGATATTTGTTTGGTCTGTCTCACTGTCTGTATCCTTAGTGGGTTTCCTACTTAATCATCCCCgcctacatttttttcgccttttttttttttttttcttcgcttcATTTTGGAGAATATTCGTAAATATATAACTGCTAAAATagcaggaattttttttttttttttttttttaaacgttgTGGTGAATTCGCCACGCTGGATAAACCCAAGTGAACGTGgggcaaagggaaaaaatgttttagcAGATGGGACAATAGAATGGATGATCGAATGGGTGATCGAATGGATGATCGAATGGATGATCGAATGGATGATCGAATGGATGATCGAATGGATGATCGAATGGATGATCGAATGGATGATCAAATGGGACAAACAAATGTAAACCGCGGCGGGCCGATAGAACTACGCAGGGAAGTACCCCCCCACGGTGTCGATAAAGGCCTGCACGTTTTCTATTTTTGAACCGGGTAGCATCCCGTGTCCTAAGTTTGCAATGTACTTGTTTGTGTGCCTTATTTGACTAACCATCTGGCATGTATACTTGGACACGAGGTTTTCATCATTTACGAGCATTATGTGTGGATCCAAAGCTCCTTGCAGAATAATTTTCCCGTCAAATAAGTTGTAGTAAAAAGTTGATGTATTAGCAGCTAGTTGTTTATGTGTAATGGAGAGTACATCGATGTTCAGATCTTTCACATCTGGATGGAAATTTTCCTtgagaaataaaatgatgAATGCATGAGGTCGTAATTTCTTCACCATGTTGataaccttttttaaataaaacaaaCTGAAAtcacaaaataaatttgtatCTATAATATCTGCATTGCTTTCGAAGAGTTGTATAACATTTGCTCCACTGTCAATCTGGTTGATCAGATGACTTACACACACCTCACTTAACTTATTCAAAATGTTATGAACATCACCTGGACGTTCGTATATCATTTGAATGGTATCTTCATATGtcttcttattatttttggTAAGGTAGGTAAAGAGAGTAAATGGTGAACCCGCAAATCCTAAAAGGGGAACTGCATTGTTTATTTTATGCTTGGTCAAACTGATGGAATCATAAACATAGTGGagattttttataatttgttcCAGTGGGGGAATTAGCTTTTGGAATTCCTCAAAGGAGCTAACAGTTTTGTCGAATTTTGGCCCAACATTTTCAACGAATTGGACATGCATGCCCATGGCAATAAAAATGATGAGTATGTCGGAGAAGATTACTAACATGTCACATGAAAATCGCTTGAAAGGCATGATGGTAACTTCGGAGGAGAGATGTGGATTCTGGCACATCTGGATGAAGTCGTACTTGGCTCTCATTTCGCGGTACTCTGGCAGATAGCGGCCGGCTTGGCGCATGAACCACACGGGGATCCTCTCCTGTGCCCTTTCCGTATCCTTGTTCTCGATGACGCGGAGCACCAGGTCGTTCTTCGGCCTCCCGAACGCTAAGGTGGTAATAAGAATGGTGCATGTAGTAGTACCGACATGGTATATGTAGTAGTACCGACATGGTATATGTAGTAGTACCAACATGgtatatgtagttgtaaaACGTGGTGTGTGTATTTTGTGGTTCTTAGGCGGGACAAGGTTATTAATGATGAGACTCGCTTCATATTGACGCGCATCCGGGAATGAACAAGTTCCACCGAACTGTTCCCCTAGCTATACCTTGATAGTTGGCATTTTCCGGTCTCACGAAAACCTCCATCTGGTCCGCATCCCAGTTCGCAGCATTGGGCTTCATCCTGAACAAGCCAAATGGGGCTTTCTTGTTGTGGATGAAAAAGAGAATGTCgcacaggaaaaaagggcTCAAGGCACACACCAACTTTGCTTTCATATTAAGGGTGCACGCGACGGTGACTTACCAGGACAGGTCAGAATAGCTCAGTAATtaccaaagggggggggagatagACGATGCCCTTCTAAATGGTTTTACAATGATACAACATGCGTATACATTTCCATTAGGGGGGTATCAAACTAGGGGGGATTATATGCCcacaggaggaagaagtagAAAAGTAGGAAAACAACGTGGCAacgcaagaaaaaaaatcaatgtAGAATTTTAtcaacttgaaaaaaaaaaaaaaaaaaagaaaaaaaaaaaatctccgcGTGAGTATTTCTGCAACGAGCTCTCACCCCCCATACACCCATTGAGGCACTTTccgaaggaaaaatattttacaccGTGTAGTTTTTACACCGCGTAACTTTTACACCGCATTACGTTTACACCATGTTATTTCCCCCGGTATGTAGCGCACTTTTAGCATGCCAAGCTTACCATTGAGCAAACGCAAACCACAAACATCAGCGAAAAACACGAGCCCAAAACAtcagtgcatttttttctttttctttttttttaacccacCATAAATTCAATTGTTACGACTTCGCACTTGTTAGAGGTTCCTACATGTTTccacttctcctttttattccttccgcGAAGGGAAAGTAAATGACCTGATAAGGGCCATGAATGCATACCATATGTGTGTAAGCTTGTCGGCACATGTGCACGCATAAGCGCTTGGAGGGGGAGGGCGTGTTCGCAGAAGGTACAAGTTAACGCGCCTGCTTACACTTCCGTGAGGAGCTATAACATCACCTCCTCTGTGACAGTGCCTCCCGTTCCTCAATCACAGAGCTTTGCAGTACCGAGGAATGGTACCCATTGGGGGCTCGCAGAAATGAATTTAGAGCAAACTGGCCAAGCCGAGGGTTAGAACAAGGCACGCAGAGAGGGAAGAAACCAACAGGTGGATTATCGAGTCGTGATAAATCGAAGGAAACACGGCACGGGTAAATATCGAAGGGGTAACAAATCCACCGGACTTGGTACCACGCCGCTTCTGTTGGACGAAACGGAAATTGATCAAAGAATAAAGTCAGACGgtgcaagaaaaaatgattgaAGACGACGTGGATAGCACGAATGGGAGTGGTGAGAAAGAAAACGTACCCCGCAGGGTACACACTCGCATTGTTATTtggaagaatatatatatacatatacatgtatatgtatatatatatatatatattttttttttttttttttttttttttttttttttctctccccagTGAACTACGTAGAAATGTGTCCACCCGAAAGAACACTGTACAGGTACCTGACGACGATGCTCCACCTGGTGCTGATAGCGAGTATCGTAGGCCTGGTCAGCATGGGTTTATACTTCCTTCGAACCCCATGCGAACCATGTGATTACTACAACCGTGTGTTGGCGATAGGCATATGGATAAAAAGTATCTGCCATGTCCATTTAACAATTGTGAGGGTAAAGAAGCGAGACGAAATAGAAAACAACGAAAGGTTCAGAAGTCTGGTGATATATTTGATTAAGTTATTTAACTCATTAACATTCCTCCTGGTGTTGTTGTCTCTTCACCTGCTGCATTTTTACAGAAACAAATGCTCCTTTAACACATTGGCTCTAAAATTCATAAAGCTCTATTACTATCTAACCATCACCTTGTACTTCCTACCCCTGCTATTTTACATTTCCCTAGGCTTATTCCTTTCCATAATTATTTGTGTCATTGTGAACTTCTCCGTTGATGAAAACGACCGCATTCCGACGCCAGAAAATGTGATAAGTAAATTGACCGTCCTAAAGTACAGCGATATAAACTTTGTCCGGGGTAATTCGCgcaatgaacagaaaaaaaaaaaaaaaaaattaaaaaaaccaTCTTTTGAAGTTATATTTGATAAGGTCAAGAGGGTTATGCAGAGGAAGGACAAtagagaggaggaaa
Proteins encoded:
- a CDS encoding uroporphyrinogen III decarboxylase, putative, with the protein product MKAKLVCALSPFFLCDILFFIHNKKAPFGLFRMKPNAANWDADQMEVFVRPENANYQAFGRPKNDLVLRVIENKDTERAQERIPVWFMRQAGRYLPEYREMRAKYDFIQMCQNPHLSSEVTIMPFKRFSCDMLVIFSDILIIFIAMGMHVQFVENVGPKFDKTVSSFEEFQKLIPPLEQIIKNLHYVYDSISLTKHKINNAVPLLGFAGSPFTLFTYLTKNNKKTYEDTIQMIYERPGDVHNILNKLSEVCVSHLINQIDSGANVIQLFESNADIIDTNLFCDFSLFYLKKVINMVKKLRPHAFIILFLKENFHPDVKDLNIDVLSITHKQLAANTSTFYYNLFDGKIILQGALDPHIMLVNDENLVSKYTCQMVSQIRHTNKYIANLGHGMLPGSKIENVQAFIDTVGGYFPA
- a CDS encoding RING zinc finger protein, putative translates to MIEDDVDSTNGSVNYVEMCPPERTLYRYLTTMLHLVLIASIVGLVSMGLYFLRTPCEPCDYYNRVLAIGIWIKSICHVHLTIVRVKKRDEIENNERFRSLVIYLIKLFNSLTFLLVLLSLHLLHFYRNKCSFNTLALKFIKLYYYLTITLYFLPLLFYISLGLFLSIIICVIVNFSVDENDRIPTPENVISKLTVLKYSDINFVRGNSRNEQKKKKKKLKKPSFEVIFDKVKRVMQRKDNREEEKKKKKKFRDSFSVRNTPPPLVDDQLKEMLNPLKGSNNPNENFDSVNGESPGKVPTPGSEVASNGVGSSHLGVDNDQADEEGYQEVDDEGTEEDEDICSICMMNYVRSDDVMMMPCDKRHFFHVGCLTKWLYKSQACPICRTNIVSCLNAQGEVV